The following proteins are co-located in the Methanomicrobiales archaeon genome:
- a CDS encoding ABC transporter permease produces the protein MNPSEFPEQVRRSWAIAKKDIRIYYIKGPVLIFGIFMPVFLFLAFFMGSRQLPLPFLLSGLMGMTLFFTATAVSPAIFPWEGQARTLERLAACPVTIEAIVLGDMIASVLFGIGITMVTLGIGLALGLPLLHGITLIAAILLAACCFSALGMLLAVPPTNVPSNIMMLSSLLKFPLVFISGIFIPLEQLPPWGLALAACSPLTYFTDIARYSFMGANFFPVLLDIAVLAAFTLALTAVTMLLHRRTMPRRM, from the coding sequence GTGAATCCGTCGGAGTTTCCCGAGCAGGTCCGGCGGTCGTGGGCGATTGCAAAGAAGGATATCCGCATCTATTACATCAAGGGCCCCGTGCTCATCTTCGGGATCTTCATGCCGGTCTTCCTCTTCCTGGCATTCTTCATGGGGAGCCGGCAGCTTCCCCTGCCGTTCCTCCTCTCCGGGCTGATGGGGATGACGCTCTTTTTCACCGCGACCGCGGTATCCCCGGCCATCTTCCCGTGGGAGGGGCAGGCGCGGACCCTGGAACGCCTCGCCGCCTGCCCCGTCACCATCGAGGCGATCGTCCTCGGGGACATGATCGCCTCCGTCCTCTTCGGCATCGGGATAACAATGGTCACCCTCGGTATCGGGCTGGCGCTCGGGCTTCCGCTCCTGCACGGCATCACCCTGATTGCAGCCATCCTCCTGGCTGCATGCTGCTTCTCGGCGCTCGGGATGCTGCTCGCCGTGCCTCCCACGAACGTGCCCTCCAACATCATGATGCTCTCATCGCTCCTGAAGTTCCCCCTGGTCTTCATCTCGGGCATCTTCATCCCGCTGGAGCAGCTGCCGCCCTGGGGGCTGGCGCTCGCGGCCTGCTCCCCCCTCACGTACTTCACGGACATTGCACGCTACTCCTTTATGGGCGCTAATTTCTTCCCGGTGCTGCTCGACATCGCCGTGCTTGCCGCATTCACGCTGGCCTTAACCGCCGTCACGATGCTCCTGCACCGGCGGACGATGCCGCGGAGGATGTGA
- a CDS encoding aromatic aminobenezylarsenical efflux permease ArsG family transporter: protein MDPMGFMEAMGTSGIPLVAAFFIGLMMTISPCPLATNIAAIAFISKNLDEGRHTVLVGSVYSLGRMTTYVGLASLIVFFGIGAQGIALFLQQYGERLIGPALVLIGIWMLDLIPMPELGGGGRLQRWKERITGSLAQRGYPGSFLLGVFFALSFCPFSAVLFFGMLIPLAIRTGDGVVVPAVFALATALPVVIFSVLLAFSVGHLGKTMRNVEAFEYWMRQAVAVIFLAVGIYYTAIIYFN, encoded by the coding sequence ATGGACCCGATGGGATTCATGGAGGCGATGGGCACGAGCGGCATCCCGCTCGTTGCTGCGTTCTTCATCGGCCTCATGATGACGATCAGCCCCTGCCCGCTCGCAACGAACATCGCTGCCATCGCCTTCATCTCGAAAAACCTGGATGAGGGGCGGCACACCGTTCTTGTCGGATCCGTGTACAGCCTGGGGCGGATGACGACCTATGTGGGGCTGGCGTCGCTCATCGTCTTCTTCGGCATCGGGGCGCAGGGTATCGCCCTCTTCCTGCAGCAGTACGGCGAGCGGTTGATCGGGCCGGCGCTCGTCCTGATCGGCATCTGGATGCTCGATCTCATTCCCATGCCGGAGCTGGGGGGAGGCGGGCGGCTGCAGCGGTGGAAAGAGCGGATCACGGGATCGCTGGCGCAGCGGGGATACCCGGGCAGTTTCCTCCTCGGGGTCTTCTTTGCCCTCTCCTTCTGCCCGTTCAGCGCCGTGCTCTTCTTCGGCATGCTCATCCCGCTCGCGATCCGCACCGGGGACGGCGTGGTCGTCCCGGCCGTCTTTGCCCTGGCAACCGCCCTTCCCGTCGTCATCTTCTCGGTCCTCCTCGCCTTCAGCGTCGGGCACCTGGGGAAGACGATGCGCAACGTGGAAGCGTTCGAGTACTGGATGCGGCAAGCCGTCGCCGTCATCTTTCTGGCCGTCGGCATTTACTATACGGCGATCATTTATTTTAATTGA
- a CDS encoding nitrophenyl compound nitroreductase subunit ArsF family protein: MNQRQTPAASSRWMAFCGGILAVLLVAALLTAGCSETRSGPENAGGTDRLPAANSSVSRIEVFHFHPAHPCTSCIVLGNYAEETVSTYFADELASGKMVFAHIDGQLPENRELVEKYGVTGSSLWIGVYDANGFHKEENINVWYRLNDKQGFMRYLKGILEKRLAGDLS; encoded by the coding sequence ATGAACCAACGCCAAACACCCGCTGCATCCAGTCGTTGGATGGCATTCTGCGGGGGCATTCTTGCCGTCCTTCTCGTTGCAGCCCTTTTAACCGCCGGCTGCTCGGAGACGCGTTCCGGCCCCGAAAACGCCGGTGGCACGGATCGACTGCCGGCTGCCAACAGCAGCGTGAGCAGGATTGAAGTGTTTCACTTTCACCCGGCACACCCGTGCACCTCGTGCATCGTACTCGGCAACTATGCCGAGGAGACTGTCAGTACCTACTTCGCCGACGAACTGGCATCCGGGAAGATGGTCTTCGCCCACATCGACGGGCAACTGCCGGAGAACCGGGAGCTGGTGGAGAAGTACGGGGTGACGGGCTCGTCGCTCTGGATCGGCGTCTACGATGCGAACGGGTTCCACAAAGAGGAGAACATCAACGTCTGGTATCGGCTCAACGACAAACAGGGATTCATGAGGTACCTGAAGGGGATCCTGGAGAAGCGGCTGGCGGGGGACCTCTCGTAA
- the ilvD gene encoding dihydroxy-acid dehydratase gives MRSDEIKRGYPRAPHRALLRALGVTDRDMDRPFIGIANAWNDIVPGHVHLRALARKVREGISAGGGVPFEFGVIGICDGIAMGHEGMRYSLPSRENIADSIELMVQSHRFDGLVCVGTCDKIVPGMLMAAARVNIPAILLTGGPMLPGSLGGRDLSLIDVFEAVGKAAAGVIDDDLLHELECSAMPGCGSCQGLYTANTMACMTEALGMSLPGCAAIPAVDADKLRIAKETGERAMALVREGVRPRDIITRESLENAIRVDMALGGSSNTVLHLMALAESAGAPLDLETFDAIADATPHICNMQPAGPFSMLDLHRAGGIPAVLARLLPMLHPAATVSGERITDIAARARVKNESVIRPLADPVHAAGGLKILRGTLAPRGAVVKCIAVDPSMWHHSGPARVFDGEDAAMRAILAREVQEGEVIVIRYEGPRGGPGMPEMLSPTSAIMGLGYTRVALVTDGRFSGGTRGPCIGHVAPEAAAGGPIGLVENGDRIEIDLDTKAINLLVPPPELEQRRKRYVRPPREIPGLLERYADRVEQADRGAVLR, from the coding sequence ATGCGCAGCGACGAGATCAAGAGGGGCTACCCCCGCGCTCCCCACCGGGCGCTGCTCCGCGCCCTCGGCGTCACGGATCGGGACATGGACCGCCCCTTCATCGGGATCGCGAACGCCTGGAACGATATCGTCCCCGGCCACGTGCACCTGCGGGCGCTGGCCCGGAAGGTGCGGGAAGGCATCTCGGCCGGCGGCGGGGTGCCCTTCGAGTTCGGGGTGATCGGGATCTGCGACGGGATCGCCATGGGGCACGAGGGGATGCGCTACTCCCTCCCTTCCCGCGAGAACATCGCGGATTCCATCGAACTGATGGTGCAGTCGCACCGCTTCGACGGGCTGGTCTGCGTGGGCACCTGCGACAAGATCGTGCCGGGTATGCTGATGGCGGCGGCCCGGGTGAACATCCCTGCCATCCTGCTCACCGGCGGGCCCATGCTTCCGGGCTCCCTGGGCGGGCGGGATCTATCGCTCATCGACGTCTTCGAGGCGGTGGGCAAAGCCGCGGCGGGCGTCATCGACGACGATCTCCTCCACGAACTGGAGTGCAGCGCGATGCCCGGCTGCGGCTCCTGCCAGGGGCTCTACACGGCGAATACCATGGCGTGCATGACCGAGGCGCTGGGCATGTCGCTCCCCGGCTGCGCCGCCATTCCCGCCGTCGATGCGGATAAACTGCGGATTGCCAAGGAGACGGGAGAACGCGCGATGGCGCTCGTGCGCGAGGGTGTCCGCCCGCGCGATATTATCACCCGCGAGAGCCTCGAGAACGCCATCCGCGTGGACATGGCCCTCGGGGGTTCGTCTAACACCGTGCTCCACCTGATGGCTCTCGCCGAGTCGGCGGGCGCTCCCCTCGATCTGGAGACATTCGACGCGATCGCCGACGCCACGCCCCACATCTGCAACATGCAGCCCGCGGGCCCGTTCTCGATGCTCGATCTGCACCGCGCCGGGGGGATCCCGGCAGTGCTCGCCCGTCTCCTGCCGATGCTGCATCCGGCCGCGACCGTCTCCGGCGAGCGGATCACCGATATCGCCGCCCGGGCCCGCGTGAAGAACGAGTCCGTCATCCGACCCCTGGCCGATCCCGTCCATGCCGCCGGCGGACTCAAGATCCTCCGCGGCACGCTGGCGCCCCGCGGCGCGGTGGTCAAGTGCATCGCCGTCGATCCCTCCATGTGGCACCACAGCGGCCCCGCTCGCGTGTTCGACGGCGAAGACGCGGCGATGCGGGCGATCCTGGCAAGGGAGGTGCAGGAGGGCGAGGTGATCGTGATCCGGTACGAGGGCCCCCGGGGAGGTCCGGGTATGCCCGAGATGCTCTCCCCCACCTCCGCCATCATGGGGCTGGGATACACCCGGGTCGCGCTGGTCACCGACGGGCGGTTCTCGGGCGGCACCCGCGGCCCCTGCATCGGGCACGTGGCCCCCGAGGCGGCGGCAGGAGGGCCGATCGGGCTCGTGGAGAACGGCGATCGGATCGAGATCGATCTGGACACAAAGGCGATCAACCTGCTGGTCCCTCCCCCCGAGCTCGAGCAGCGGAGGAAGCGGTATGTCCGTCCGCCCCGCGAGATTCCCGGTCTCCTCGAGCGGTACGCGGACCGCGTGGAGCAGGCGGACCGGGGCGCGGTCCTGCGGTGA
- the thsA gene encoding thermosome subunit alpha: MSYQLAGQPILILKEGSTRTRGRDAQGMNFAAARAIANTVRTTLGPRGMDKMLIDSIGDITITNDGATILKEMDIEHPAAKLMVEIAKTQDEEAGDGTTTAVVLAGELLKGAEVLLDMEVHPTVIAEGYRLAAEKAEEILNAIAIPVQPTDRATLEKIARTALTGKSAEASSDHLVGLVVKAVMAVADEDGTVDTENVKVDKRVGGAVDDSCLVEGMVIDKERTHPQMPERLEEANILLLNAAIEYRKTDTNAEIKITSPQQIQAFLDEEERMIRAMVDRIVQSGANVVFCQKGIDDMAQHFLAKAGILAVRRVKKSDMEKLARATGAAIVNSIDAIEREDLGYAGLVEERELSGEEMIFVEKCRNPKAVSLIVRGGTEHVVDEMERAIHDAIRVVGVVIEDRKIVAGGGAPEVELALRLREYATQFGGRAQLAIRAFGDAMEIVPRTLAENAGLNAIDMIAALRAAHEKGEKTAGINVFDAKPMDMAKGGVVEPLRVKTQALASASEAAVMILRIDDVIASSKAPEPSGMPPGGAGGMDEF, translated from the coding sequence ATGTCATACCAGTTAGCCGGACAACCAATCCTCATCCTGAAGGAGGGCAGCACCCGCACCAGGGGTCGGGACGCCCAGGGGATGAACTTTGCAGCAGCCCGTGCCATCGCGAACACCGTGCGAACCACGCTCGGGCCCCGGGGGATGGACAAGATGCTCATCGACTCCATCGGGGACATCACGATCACGAACGACGGAGCCACCATCCTCAAGGAGATGGATATCGAGCACCCGGCGGCGAAGCTGATGGTCGAGATCGCCAAGACCCAGGACGAAGAGGCTGGGGACGGCACCACGACCGCGGTCGTGCTCGCGGGCGAGCTCCTCAAGGGGGCCGAAGTCCTGCTCGACATGGAGGTCCACCCGACCGTGATCGCCGAGGGTTACCGCCTGGCCGCCGAGAAGGCGGAGGAGATCCTGAACGCCATCGCGATCCCCGTCCAGCCCACCGACCGCGCGACCCTCGAGAAGATCGCCCGCACTGCCCTGACCGGCAAGAGCGCCGAGGCATCGAGCGACCACCTCGTCGGTCTGGTGGTGAAGGCGGTCATGGCCGTTGCGGACGAGGACGGCACCGTCGACACCGAGAATGTGAAGGTGGACAAGAGAGTCGGAGGCGCCGTCGATGACTCCTGCCTCGTGGAGGGAATGGTGATCGACAAGGAGCGCACCCACCCCCAGATGCCGGAGCGGCTGGAGGAGGCAAATATCCTCCTCCTCAACGCGGCGATCGAGTACCGCAAGACGGACACGAACGCCGAGATCAAGATTACCAGCCCTCAGCAGATCCAGGCGTTCCTGGACGAGGAGGAGCGGATGATCCGCGCCATGGTGGACAGGATCGTTCAGAGCGGCGCCAACGTCGTCTTCTGCCAGAAGGGTATCGACGACATGGCCCAGCACTTCCTCGCCAAGGCTGGCATTCTTGCCGTCCGACGGGTCAAGAAGAGCGACATGGAGAAACTCGCCCGGGCGACGGGCGCTGCCATCGTTAACAGCATCGATGCAATCGAGAGAGAGGATCTCGGATACGCCGGGCTCGTCGAGGAGCGGGAGCTGAGCGGGGAGGAGATGATCTTCGTCGAGAAGTGCAGGAATCCGAAGGCCGTCTCCCTGATCGTCCGCGGCGGCACCGAGCATGTCGTCGACGAGATGGAGCGGGCCATCCACGACGCAATTCGGGTCGTGGGGGTCGTCATCGAGGACAGGAAGATCGTCGCCGGGGGAGGGGCGCCCGAGGTGGAGCTGGCGCTCCGCCTCCGCGAGTACGCCACCCAATTCGGCGGGAGGGCGCAGCTGGCGATCCGTGCCTTCGGCGATGCGATGGAGATCGTCCCCCGCACGCTGGCCGAAAATGCGGGGCTCAACGCGATCGACATGATCGCCGCGCTCCGCGCCGCCCATGAGAAGGGGGAGAAGACGGCCGGCATCAACGTCTTCGACGCAAAGCCGATGGACATGGCCAAGGGCGGCGTCGTCGAGCCCCTGCGGGTCAAGACCCAGGCGCTCGCGAGTGCCAGCGAGGCGGCAGTCATGATCCTGCGGATCGACGACGTCATCGCCTCTTCGAAAGCCCCCGAACCGTCCGGCATGCCGCCGGGAGGCGCCGGCGGCATGGACGAATTCTAG
- a CDS encoding BON domain-containing protein codes for MALSDEEIKKKIVDELYWDTRVDASKVQVTVDNGRVTLSGTVPSYTARTRATWDAWNVDGVIWVENNITVRPPPTVTFLSDEDIKQSVVRAFAEDPDLDTTDIRVSVKNATVTLEGSVDEFWKRGEAERIACRARGVCDIVNKLTVVPTMSIADKTIADDVRAAIERNRNVNIEDVTINVSDGVVTLSGSVPTQAARTAAVNAADFTRGVVDVIDNLVIRPPGERAEAVC; via the coding sequence GTGGCACTTTCGGATGAGGAGATCAAGAAGAAGATCGTCGACGAGCTCTACTGGGATACGAGAGTGGATGCATCGAAAGTACAGGTGACCGTCGATAACGGCCGCGTGACGCTCAGCGGCACCGTCCCCAGTTATACCGCCCGCACGCGGGCGACGTGGGATGCCTGGAACGTCGATGGGGTCATCTGGGTGGAGAACAACATCACCGTCAGGCCTCCGCCGACCGTGACCTTTTTAAGCGACGAGGACATCAAGCAGTCGGTGGTGCGGGCCTTTGCCGAGGATCCGGATCTGGATACGACGGACATCCGGGTCTCGGTGAAGAACGCCACGGTCACGCTGGAGGGGTCCGTGGACGAGTTCTGGAAGCGGGGCGAGGCGGAGAGGATCGCCTGCCGGGCCCGGGGGGTGTGCGACATCGTGAACAAGCTCACCGTTGTCCCCACCATGAGCATCGCCGACAAGACGATCGCCGATGACGTCCGCGCTGCCATCGAGCGGAACCGCAACGTGAACATCGAGGATGTGACGATCAACGTCTCGGACGGCGTGGTGACGCTCTCCGGTTCGGTTCCTACCCAGGCTGCCCGCACTGCAGCGGTCAATGCGGCCGATTTCACCCGGGGGGTCGTGGACGTCATCGACAATCTTGTCATCCGCCCGCCCGGAGAGAGAGCGGAAGCGGTCTGTTGA
- a CDS encoding Hsp20/alpha crystallin family protein, with product MAWRGPPSEFWRDYEAMMNDMQRRFDEMLRGFGRVLPGPETRQLFPIARGAEITVDVREHEDEVIVAADLPGAEKQDIHVRLLDPRTLLISTERRREREEEREGYYLRERTYGAMSRTVFLPADVTEQGVSTSFKNGVLEVRLKKTAEARGKEIPIE from the coding sequence ATGGCTTGGAGAGGACCGCCATCGGAGTTCTGGCGGGATTATGAGGCGATGATGAACGACATGCAGAGGCGCTTCGACGAGATGCTGCGCGGGTTTGGACGGGTCCTGCCCGGACCTGAGACGCGACAGCTGTTCCCGATCGCGCGGGGGGCCGAGATCACAGTCGACGTGCGGGAGCACGAGGACGAGGTCATCGTGGCGGCCGATCTACCCGGCGCCGAGAAGCAGGACATCCACGTGCGGCTCCTGGATCCGAGGACGCTGCTGATCTCCACCGAACGCCGGAGAGAACGGGAGGAGGAGAGAGAGGGCTACTACCTGCGCGAGCGCACCTACGGGGCGATGTCGCGGACCGTCTTCCTGCCCGCCGATGTCACGGAGCAGGGAGTATCGACCAGCTTCAAGAACGGCGTGCTCGAGGTGCGCCTTAAGAAGACGGCGGAGGCGCGGGGAAAGGAGATCCCCATCGAGTAG
- a CDS encoding ComEC/Rec2 family competence protein, protein MQTWYRIAILVGILLVLSGGCQDAPPKTPSPDTLPAPSGNLTVHVLDVGQGDAILLRSPAGRTMLVDAGSIGSAPEVLAYLNAYGFKSLDVAVATHPDADHIGGMVPVLEAVPVRQFVDAGYPHTTGTYENMLATIDRLDIPYRTPTRGDTLAWDPAVRVAVLNPPETFHDGTNENSVVLRVSYGAVDVLLMGDAESAVEREIADEAIDSEILKVAHHGSASSTSEAFLGRVTPEVSIISVGSGNPFGHPAAETIRRLEQTGSAIYRTDQDGTISVISDGRTYRIETERSGTVLAATPASSWATACDCTADRFDCSDFSCRPQAQACHDYCLPLGKGDMHQLDSDSDGEVCESPGEAC, encoded by the coding sequence ATGCAGACGTGGTACAGGATCGCGATCCTAGTGGGCATCCTCCTCGTCCTCTCGGGCGGATGCCAGGATGCCCCGCCTAAAACCCCCTCTCCCGACACCCTCCCGGCACCATCCGGCAACCTCACGGTGCACGTCCTCGACGTGGGCCAGGGCGATGCTATCCTGCTGCGGTCTCCCGCGGGAAGAACGATGCTGGTCGATGCCGGCTCGATAGGATCCGCCCCCGAGGTGCTGGCATACCTGAACGCGTACGGTTTCAAATCCCTGGACGTCGCGGTGGCCACGCATCCCGATGCCGACCACATCGGCGGCATGGTGCCGGTACTCGAGGCCGTTCCCGTGCGCCAGTTCGTCGATGCGGGGTATCCCCATACCACCGGAACCTACGAGAATATGCTGGCCACGATCGACCGTCTGGATATCCCCTACCGGACCCCGACCCGCGGCGATACTCTCGCCTGGGATCCCGCCGTGCGGGTCGCCGTGCTCAATCCCCCGGAGACGTTCCACGACGGGACGAACGAGAACTCGGTCGTGCTGCGGGTGTCGTACGGGGCGGTGGACGTCCTCCTGATGGGCGATGCTGAGAGTGCGGTCGAGCGGGAGATCGCGGACGAGGCGATCGACTCGGAGATCCTCAAGGTGGCGCACCACGGGAGTGCATCCTCCACATCGGAGGCGTTCCTCGGCAGGGTGACTCCCGAGGTGAGCATCATCTCCGTGGGGAGCGGCAATCCCTTCGGCCATCCCGCGGCGGAGACGATCCGACGGCTCGAGCAGACGGGATCGGCGATTTACCGCACCGATCAGGACGGAACGATATCGGTCATTTCGGACGGCCGCACCTATCGGATCGAGACGGAACGCTCCGGTACGGTGCTGGCAGCCACGCCGGCATCCTCATGGGCGACCGCATGCGACTGCACTGCGGACCGCTTCGACTGCAGCGATTTTTCGTGCCGGCCGCAGGCACAGGCCTGCCATGACTATTGCCTGCCGCTGGGGAAAGGCGACATGCATCAACTTGATAGTGATAGCGATGGAGAAGTCTGCGAATCGCCGGGGGAGGCGTGCTGA
- a CDS encoding DUF3006 family protein translates to MKVTVDRIEGDLAVLLVRGDESVQFLIPLRLLPPLREGDILDILVTKDEKATEEARERVSALIDGLKMKDRE, encoded by the coding sequence ATGAAGGTCACGGTGGACCGGATCGAGGGCGACCTGGCGGTTCTCCTGGTGAGGGGGGACGAATCGGTCCAGTTCCTCATTCCCCTGCGGCTGCTGCCGCCGCTGCGGGAGGGCGACATCCTGGATATCCTCGTCACAAAGGATGAGAAGGCGACGGAGGAGGCCCGGGAACGGGTATCTGCACTGATCGATGGGCTGAAGATGAAAGACAGGGAGTAG
- a CDS encoding PAS domain S-box protein, giving the protein MTSAPHPDAERQDSPCDSPQKRPPDTACADWAADPCRADSGAGEEGLREHRLRALVDKSSDTILLLDGRGTILFASAAVEQIGVFRAKTLVGRSAFELVQPEFVPQVREAFSFLLRHPGDSRTIELTFPGPKGDQRIEAIATNLLEDPGVRGVVVNIRDITERKRMEEALRQSEEFLNDVFHSIQDGISILDRDLTIVRVNRAMEEWYSRAMPIVGKKCFAVYQGRDRPCLNCPTLQTLATGEPGHAEVPRPGPGGEVEGWMDLFTFPLIDDRTGEFRGIIEYVRDITERKRAEERLMASEEKYRRLFDEDITGNFETSLDGRILDCNPAFAAMFGFASVEEAKGSSVLDLYISPRDREEVLARLQKERRIFNEGRMRRRRDGTRIHVVENIIGIFDEKGALAGAKGYIIDDTERHRAEEGLRRSMISLKRSNEDLERFAYVSSHDLQEPLRTIVTFSQLLERRYKGQMGPEADEFIGFIVDAGKRMQALINDLLEFSRVATRGGPPAETESEAVLEHALAALASTIAESGAAISHGPLPAVLADPTQLQQIFANLISNAIKFRREGVPPDIRISARWDDVMWEFAVADNGIGIEPQYQEKIFVIFQRLHGREKYPGTGIGLAIVKRIVERHGGRVWVESEPGKGSTFYFTLPAAREPAPEKE; this is encoded by the coding sequence ATGACTTCGGCTCCCCATCCCGATGCAGAACGGCAGGATTCACCCTGCGATTCGCCGCAGAAGCGACCTCCTGATACGGCATGCGCCGATTGGGCGGCGGATCCCTGCCGCGCGGATTCCGGAGCGGGCGAAGAGGGGCTGCGGGAGCACCGCCTGAGGGCGCTCGTGGATAAGTCCTCGGACACCATCCTCCTCCTGGACGGGCGGGGGACCATCCTGTTCGCGAGTGCTGCCGTCGAACAGATCGGAGTCTTCCGCGCGAAGACGCTCGTCGGCAGGAGCGCGTTTGAGCTGGTGCAGCCAGAGTTCGTCCCGCAGGTGCGGGAGGCATTCTCCTTCCTGCTGCGGCATCCCGGGGATAGCAGAACGATCGAGCTGACCTTCCCCGGCCCGAAAGGCGACCAGCGGATCGAGGCGATCGCCACCAACCTGCTGGAGGATCCTGGCGTGCGGGGTGTCGTCGTCAACATCCGCGACATCACGGAGCGGAAGCGGATGGAGGAGGCCCTGCGGCAGAGCGAGGAGTTCCTGAACGATGTCTTCCACAGCATCCAGGACGGGATCAGCATCCTGGATCGCGATCTCACCATCGTGCGGGTGAACCGCGCCATGGAGGAGTGGTACTCCCGTGCCATGCCGATCGTGGGAAAGAAGTGCTTCGCGGTCTACCAGGGGCGGGATCGGCCCTGCCTGAACTGCCCCACGCTCCAGACCCTGGCGACCGGCGAGCCCGGGCATGCCGAAGTCCCCCGCCCGGGCCCCGGCGGGGAGGTGGAGGGCTGGATGGATCTCTTCACCTTCCCCCTCATCGACGACCGCACCGGGGAGTTCCGGGGGATCATCGAGTACGTGCGGGACATCACGGAGCGGAAACGGGCCGAGGAGCGGCTGATGGCGAGCGAGGAGAAGTACCGCCGCCTCTTCGACGAGGATATCACCGGCAACTTCGAAACGAGCCTTGACGGGCGAATCCTGGACTGCAACCCGGCCTTCGCGGCGATGTTCGGGTTTGCATCGGTGGAGGAGGCGAAGGGATCGAGCGTCCTCGATCTCTACATCAGCCCCCGGGACCGGGAGGAGGTGCTCGCCCGCCTGCAGAAGGAGAGGCGGATCTTCAACGAGGGGAGGATGCGGCGGCGGCGCGACGGGACCCGCATCCACGTTGTGGAGAATATTATCGGCATCTTCGACGAGAAAGGTGCCCTCGCGGGGGCCAAAGGCTATATCATCGACGATACCGAGCGCCACCGCGCGGAGGAGGGTCTGCGGCGTTCCATGATCAGCCTCAAGCGGTCCAACGAGGATCTGGAACGGTTCGCCTACGTCTCCAGCCACGACCTGCAGGAGCCGCTCCGTACCATCGTGACCTTCTCCCAGCTGCTGGAGCGGCGGTATAAGGGGCAGATGGGCCCGGAGGCCGACGAGTTCATCGGCTTCATCGTGGACGCCGGCAAACGGATGCAGGCGCTGATCAACGACCTGCTGGAGTTCTCGCGGGTGGCCACGCGCGGCGGCCCGCCAGCCGAGACCGAGAGCGAGGCGGTGTTGGAGCACGCCCTCGCCGCCCTCGCCTCGACGATCGCGGAAAGCGGCGCGGCGATCAGCCATGGCCCCCTGCCCGCGGTGCTGGCGGACCCGACGCAGCTCCAGCAGATCTTTGCGAACCTGATCAGCAACGCGATCAAGTTCCGGCGGGAGGGCGTGCCGCCGGATATCCGGATCTCCGCCCGATGGGATGACGTGATGTGGGAATTCGCAGTGGCGGACAACGGGATCGGGATCGAGCCGCAGTACCAGGAGAAGATCTTCGTCATCTTCCAGCGGCTGCATGGGCGGGAGAAGTATCCCGGCACCGGCATCGGGCTTGCCATTGTGAAACGGATCGTGGAACGGCACGGCGGGCGCGTCTGGGTCGAGTCGGAGCCGGGGAAGGGCTCGACCTTCTACTTCACGCTGCCGGCCGCCCGGGAGCCCGCCCCGGAGAAGGAATGA